A section of the Deinococcus cellulosilyticus NBRC 106333 = KACC 11606 genome encodes:
- a CDS encoding MFS transporter, producing MQSELATAVAGVAFSFLVLEQTGKASSMGITLALSLLPSIFAPLMGAWIDRLPLKPPLILGNLLRAGLMGVVAYMAFTDQFSLGVVYLISLINGLVDMFYTPASQSVFPTLVPPEELQRASGYMGMASQGMQLVGLVGGGFLVGVLGSGFAIAWNAVALLVMSLLLLFVALPVRAPRTEKTHLLQDTRAALQLVKQSAPLRFLMLLTFVAAGVFAPLELMVPKIMLAAGQGSRGYGLFFGTMMGAMLLGSALVATGVLKASPRAMMFWGLLGMVLAFVLLSFSSVLPMVYASAGVLGLGIAVAQTAATVLEAQSIPEDFRGRVFSLYAAVAALSMPVVLLLVSAVIDHVPVSVVALACAAGMLLLAVMQKSWLGLR from the coding sequence ATGCAATCGGAACTCGCCACGGCAGTGGCAGGGGTGGCGTTTTCTTTTCTGGTGCTGGAACAGACGGGCAAAGCCAGCAGCATGGGCATCACCCTGGCCCTGAGCCTGCTGCCCAGCATTTTCGCTCCCCTGATGGGGGCATGGATTGACCGGCTTCCCCTCAAACCCCCGCTGATTCTGGGCAACCTGCTTCGTGCGGGCCTGATGGGTGTGGTCGCCTACATGGCCTTCACTGACCAGTTCTCTCTGGGAGTGGTCTACCTGATTTCCCTGATCAACGGCCTGGTGGACATGTTTTACACGCCAGCCTCCCAGAGTGTTTTTCCAACACTGGTGCCCCCAGAGGAACTGCAGAGGGCTTCGGGATACATGGGGATGGCCAGTCAGGGCATGCAACTTGTGGGCCTGGTTGGAGGTGGTTTTCTGGTTGGTGTGCTGGGATCGGGATTCGCCATTGCCTGGAACGCAGTGGCCCTGCTGGTGATGAGCCTGCTGCTGCTCTTTGTGGCCTTGCCTGTCCGTGCACCCAGGACAGAGAAAACCCACCTTCTGCAAGACACCAGGGCAGCCCTGCAACTGGTGAAGCAGAGTGCTCCTCTGCGTTTCCTGATGCTGCTGACTTTTGTGGCAGCAGGGGTATTTGCTCCCCTTGAACTGATGGTGCCCAAAATCATGCTGGCTGCAGGACAGGGCTCCAGGGGATACGGTCTGTTTTTCGGGACCATGATGGGAGCCATGCTGCTGGGAAGTGCACTGGTGGCAACGGGCGTCCTGAAGGCCAGTCCCAGAGCGATGATGTTCTGGGGACTGCTTGGGATGGTGCTGGCTTTTGTGTTGCTCTCTTTCTCCAGTGTGCTGCCCATGGTCTACGCTTCAGCAGGCGTGCTCGGTCTGGGGATTGCTGTGGCCCAGACCGCGGCCACGGTTCTGGAAGCCCAGAGCATCCCTGAAGATTTTCGTGGACGGGTGTTCAGTCTTTATGCAGCAGTTGCAGCACTCAGCATGCCTGTGGTGCTTTTGCTGGTCAGTGCTGTGATTGACCATGTGCCTGTCAGTGTGGTGGCTCTGGCCTGTGCAGCAGGCATGCTGCTGCTGGCCGTCATGCAGAAGAGCTGGCTTGGACTCCGCTGA
- a CDS encoding M48 family metallopeptidase: MLVEFTSTYYDGRSAKAHTMQARWNGVDLQVTGEGLDLLFSEQEWELQPPLGRTRRVFRLKSGARLETDDLQAIETVEQALGLNSGMRWVHAIEHNWKWVLLGFVVLGGFLFSFFRFGLPVVAQKAAEVTPVSVLVAMSDNALKLLERQYLQSTRIPAARQQKIESGFQKIVQSIGGDYPYKLHFYRSSLLGANAFALPSGDIVVTDNLIKLAKNDREILGVLAHEIGHVTERHGLKSIYQSLGVFFMISVAFGDVVSPTSLAASVPALLIQNGYSRAFEAEADQVAGKYMLAQGWGTEPLQTMLQKLVEDHEGSETTSLLSTHPGVQDRLKMLQQMKR, translated from the coding sequence ATGCTGGTCGAATTCACATCCACTTACTACGATGGGCGTTCTGCGAAAGCCCACACCATGCAGGCCAGATGGAATGGGGTCGACTTGCAGGTGACAGGGGAGGGATTGGACCTGCTGTTTTCTGAGCAGGAATGGGAACTTCAGCCTCCACTGGGTCGCACCCGCAGGGTGTTCAGGCTCAAAAGTGGGGCCAGGCTGGAAACGGATGACCTGCAGGCCATAGAGACGGTGGAGCAGGCCCTTGGACTCAATTCAGGGATGCGCTGGGTCCATGCCATTGAGCACAACTGGAAATGGGTGCTGCTGGGGTTTGTGGTGCTTGGTGGTTTTCTGTTCAGCTTTTTCCGTTTTGGTCTTCCTGTGGTGGCCCAGAAAGCTGCAGAAGTCACCCCTGTCTCGGTGCTGGTTGCCATGAGTGACAATGCCTTGAAGCTGCTGGAGCGCCAGTATTTGCAATCCACCCGCATTCCAGCAGCCAGACAGCAAAAGATTGAATCAGGGTTCCAGAAGATCGTGCAGTCGATTGGAGGGGATTACCCTTACAAACTGCACTTCTACCGCAGTTCCCTGCTGGGTGCCAATGCCTTTGCCCTGCCTTCTGGAGACATTGTGGTGACAGACAACCTGATCAAACTGGCCAAAAATGACCGTGAGATCCTCGGGGTGCTGGCCCACGAGATCGGGCACGTGACAGAGCGGCACGGCCTGAAGAGCATTTACCAGAGCCTGGGGGTGTTTTTCATGATCTCGGTGGCTTTTGGAGATGTGGTGTCTCCCACTTCTCTGGCAGCCTCTGTGCCTGCATTGCTGATCCAGAACGGGTACTCCAGAGCCTTTGAGGCAGAGGCCGATCAGGTGGCTGGGAAATACATGCTTGCTCAGGGATGGGGAACCGAGCCCCTGCAAACCATGCTGCAGAAGCTCGTTGAAGACCATGAGGGTTCAGAGACCACCAGTCTGCTCTCCACCCATCCGGGCGTGCAAGACCGCCTGAAGATGCTCCAGCAGATGAAGCGTTAA
- the acpS gene encoding holo-ACP synthase, whose amino-acid sequence MIVAIGTDLIEIHRIRKVLEREGDHFLHKIFTPEELTYCLKMADPVPSLAARFAAKEAFQKTWAEGHSWQDVWVVRDETPQGPFPFSRPYLKFSPALQSIMQEHRWVAHLSLTHTKEHAQAVVVLEDIRS is encoded by the coding sequence ATGATTGTTGCCATCGGAACCGACCTGATCGAAATCCACCGCATTCGCAAAGTGCTGGAACGTGAGGGCGACCATTTCCTGCACAAAATTTTCACTCCAGAGGAACTCACGTACTGCCTGAAGATGGCAGACCCCGTCCCTTCCCTGGCAGCCCGTTTTGCTGCCAAGGAGGCCTTTCAGAAGACCTGGGCAGAGGGCCACAGCTGGCAGGACGTGTGGGTGGTCCGCGATGAAACCCCACAAGGCCCTTTTCCCTTCTCAAGGCCCTACCTGAAATTCAGTCCTGCCCTTCAAAGCATCATGCAGGAGCATCGCTGGGTGGCCCACCTGTCCCTCACGCACACCAAAGAGCATGCCCAGGCCGTGGTGGTTCTGGAAGACATCAGGTCCTGA
- a CDS encoding YjgN family protein yields the protein MNELTLEKNPQPQPASKLHRFEFTGNANEYFRIWIVNLFLSIITLGIYAAWAKVRARQYLYSNTHLDGHAFEYLGNPTSILKGNILVGVGVAVYFLAQQYEYWWLYALLTVFAMIYPYLIYKSLRFMASNSAYRNVRFKFWGSSTDAYKYYLFWMLLVPVTFGFIFPLIQFYQRKYLLDNVSWGEAQGRFTGNSSRFYTVYLTAYGIGFALYVVAMLLIFVSTFGVMLGGGGEASGLAGVSVLLGLVYVVAIVAGVALQQYIYAQIMNYSLEHTTLNDGQIRFRGKLNHWTLIKIQLVNVLVIAVTLGLMSPWAKIRYLKYVLSRVGVIAAPDALENISAAQSSEDNALGDAAVDFLDLEIGL from the coding sequence ATGAATGAATTGACACTCGAAAAAAATCCTCAGCCCCAGCCTGCCAGCAAACTTCACAGGTTTGAGTTCACCGGAAATGCCAACGAATATTTCCGCATCTGGATTGTGAACCTGTTCCTGAGCATCATCACGCTTGGGATTTATGCTGCCTGGGCGAAGGTGCGGGCCAGACAGTACCTGTATTCCAACACCCACCTGGATGGGCATGCTTTTGAGTACCTTGGGAACCCCACCTCCATTCTGAAAGGAAACATTCTGGTGGGCGTCGGTGTGGCCGTTTATTTCCTGGCCCAGCAGTATGAATACTGGTGGCTTTATGCCCTGCTGACGGTGTTTGCCATGATCTACCCTTACCTGATCTACAAGTCCCTGCGGTTCATGGCCAGCAACTCTGCGTACCGCAATGTGCGCTTCAAATTCTGGGGCAGCTCAACAGATGCCTACAAGTATTACCTGTTCTGGATGCTGCTGGTGCCTGTCACCTTTGGCTTTATTTTTCCCCTGATTCAGTTTTACCAGCGCAAATACCTGCTGGACAATGTGTCCTGGGGAGAAGCGCAGGGACGTTTCACTGGCAATTCCTCCCGTTTTTACACGGTGTATCTGACAGCTTATGGCATTGGTTTCGCACTGTATGTGGTGGCCATGCTGTTGATCTTTGTGTCGACTTTCGGCGTGATGCTGGGAGGGGGAGGAGAAGCTTCAGGTCTGGCTGGAGTTTCGGTGCTGCTGGGCCTCGTCTATGTGGTTGCCATTGTTGCCGGAGTTGCCCTGCAGCAGTACATTTATGCCCAGATCATGAACTACAGCCTGGAGCACACCACCCTGAACGATGGTCAGATCCGCTTCCGGGGAAAACTCAACCACTGGACGCTGATCAAGATCCAGCTGGTGAATGTGCTGGTGATTGCAGTGACCCTGGGCCTGATGAGCCCCTGGGCCAAAATCCGTTACCTGAAATACGTCCTGAGCCGCGTCGGGGTGATTGCGGCTCCTGATGCACTGGAAAACATTTCTGCTGCACAGTCCAGTGAGGACAATGCTCTGGGCGACGCAGCAGTGGACTTTCTGGATCTGGAAATCGGGCTGTAA